The following proteins are co-located in the Hemicordylus capensis ecotype Gifberg chromosome 11, rHemCap1.1.pri, whole genome shotgun sequence genome:
- the ATG4A gene encoding cysteine protease ATG4A isoform X4: MLRCGQMMLAQALICRHLGRDWHWKEHEKQPEEYHKILHCFLDRKDCCYSIHQMAQMGVGEGKSVGEWFGPNTVAQVLKKLALFDEWNSLAVYVSMDNTVVIEDIKKMCRFPSQNCPGAHCTSLPHRNMLSRNRNPAGFCCGWKPLLLIVPLRLGINHINPVYVDAFKECFKMPQSLGALGGKPNNAYYFIGFLGNELIYLDPHTTQVFVDYEENGTIDDHSFHCQQAPHRMKILNLDPSVALGFFCKEEKDFDNWCSLVQKEIHKQQSLRMFELVQKHPPHWPPFIPPTKPEVTTTGAELIESTDKLFELEEEFEILSV; this comes from the exons ATGCTGCGATGTGGCCAGATGATGTTAGCCCAGGCTCTGATCTGCCGACACCTGGGGAGAG ATTGGCATTGGAAGGAACATGAAAAACAGCCAGAAGAATATCACAAAATCTTGCACTGCTTCTTAGACAGAAAAGATTGCTGTTATTCCATCCACCAGATGG CACAGATGGGTGTTGGTGAAGGGAAGTCTGTTGGGGAATGGTTTGGACCAAATACTGTGGCCCAAGTGCTCAA GAAACTTGCGCTATTTGATGAATGGAATTCCTTGGCTGTTTACGTGTCTATGGACAATACAGTGGTTATTGAAGATATCA AGAAAATGTGCCGGTTTCCTTCCCAGAACTGTCCTGGTGCCCACTGCACTTCACTGCCGCACAGGAACATGCTTAGCCGAAACAGGAACCCAGCAGGGTTCTGTTGTGGCTGGAAGCCTCTGCTTTTGATTGTACCTCTTCGCTTGGGGATAAACCACATCAATCCAGTCTATGTCGATGCTTTCAAG GAGTGTTTTAAGATGCCACAGTCTTTAGGAGCTTTAGGAGGAAAGCCAAACAATGCCTACTACTTTATAGGATTTTTAG GAAATGAGCTGATCTATTTGGACCCTCACACCACCCAAGTTTTTGTAGACTATGAAGAAAATGGCACAATAGATGACCATAGCTTCCATTGCCAGCAAGCACCCCATCGGATGAAGATCTTGAATCTTGATCCCTCCGTAGCATTG GGATTCTTTTGTAAAGAAGAAAAGGACTTTGATAACTGGTGTAGCCTTGTGCAAAAG GAGATACACAAGCAACAGAGTCTGCGCATGTTTGAATTGGTTCAAAAGcaccctccccactggcctcctttcATACCTCCGACAAAGCCAGAAGTAACAACAACTGGAGCAG AGCTCATTGAGTCTACTGATAAACTATTTGAACTGGAAGAAGAGTTTGAGATCCTGAGTGTATGA
- the ATG4A gene encoding cysteine protease ATG4A isoform X3 — protein sequence MESAEYLEEFPETDEPAWILGRQHHLKTEKSKLLLDISARLWFTYRRKFSPIGGTGPSSDAGWGCMLRCGQMMLAQALICRHLGRAQMGVGEGKSVGEWFGPNTVAQVLKKLALFDEWNSLAVYVSMDNTVVIEDIKKMCRFPSQNCPGAHCTSLPHRNMLSRNRNPAGFCCGWKPLLLIVPLRLGINHINPVYVDAFKECFKMPQSLGALGGKPNNAYYFIGFLGNELIYLDPHTTQVFVDYEENGTIDDHSFHCQQAPHRMKILNLDPSVALGFFCKEEKDFDNWCSLVQKEIHKQQSLRMFELVQKHPPHWPPFIPPTKPEVTTTGAELIESTDKLFELEEEFEILSV from the exons atggagTCTG CAGAGTATCTAGAAGAATTTCCTGAAACGGATGAGCCAGCATGGATCTTGGGGAGGCAGCACCACCTGAAAACAG AGAAATCCAAGCTTCTTTTGGATATAAGTGCTCGTCTTTGGTTCACCTATAGAAGGAAATTTTCCCCAATTG GTGGTACAGGCCCTTCCTCAGATGCTGGCTGGGGCTGCATGCTGCGATGTGGCCAGATGATGTTAGCCCAGGCTCTGATCTGCCGACACCTGGGGAGAG CACAGATGGGTGTTGGTGAAGGGAAGTCTGTTGGGGAATGGTTTGGACCAAATACTGTGGCCCAAGTGCTCAA GAAACTTGCGCTATTTGATGAATGGAATTCCTTGGCTGTTTACGTGTCTATGGACAATACAGTGGTTATTGAAGATATCA AGAAAATGTGCCGGTTTCCTTCCCAGAACTGTCCTGGTGCCCACTGCACTTCACTGCCGCACAGGAACATGCTTAGCCGAAACAGGAACCCAGCAGGGTTCTGTTGTGGCTGGAAGCCTCTGCTTTTGATTGTACCTCTTCGCTTGGGGATAAACCACATCAATCCAGTCTATGTCGATGCTTTCAAG GAGTGTTTTAAGATGCCACAGTCTTTAGGAGCTTTAGGAGGAAAGCCAAACAATGCCTACTACTTTATAGGATTTTTAG GAAATGAGCTGATCTATTTGGACCCTCACACCACCCAAGTTTTTGTAGACTATGAAGAAAATGGCACAATAGATGACCATAGCTTCCATTGCCAGCAAGCACCCCATCGGATGAAGATCTTGAATCTTGATCCCTCCGTAGCATTG GGATTCTTTTGTAAAGAAGAAAAGGACTTTGATAACTGGTGTAGCCTTGTGCAAAAG GAGATACACAAGCAACAGAGTCTGCGCATGTTTGAATTGGTTCAAAAGcaccctccccactggcctcctttcATACCTCCGACAAAGCCAGAAGTAACAACAACTGGAGCAG AGCTCATTGAGTCTACTGATAAACTATTTGAACTGGAAGAAGAGTTTGAGATCCTGAGTGTATGA
- the ATG4A gene encoding cysteine protease ATG4A isoform X2, with product MESEYLEEFPETDEPAWILGRQHHLKTEKSKLLLDISARLWFTYRRKFSPIGGTGPSSDAGWGCMLRCGQMMLAQALICRHLGRDWHWKEHEKQPEEYHKILHCFLDRKDCCYSIHQMAQMGVGEGKSVGEWFGPNTVAQVLKKLALFDEWNSLAVYVSMDNTVVIEDIKKMCRFPSQNCPGAHCTSLPHRNMLSRNRNPAGFCCGWKPLLLIVPLRLGINHINPVYVDAFKECFKMPQSLGALGGKPNNAYYFIGFLGNELIYLDPHTTQVFVDYEENGTIDDHSFHCQQAPHRMKILNLDPSVALGFFCKEEKDFDNWCSLVQKEIHKQQSLRMFELVQKHPPHWPPFIPPTKPEVTTTGAELIESTDKLFELEEEFEILSV from the exons atggagTCTG AGTATCTAGAAGAATTTCCTGAAACGGATGAGCCAGCATGGATCTTGGGGAGGCAGCACCACCTGAAAACAG AGAAATCCAAGCTTCTTTTGGATATAAGTGCTCGTCTTTGGTTCACCTATAGAAGGAAATTTTCCCCAATTG GTGGTACAGGCCCTTCCTCAGATGCTGGCTGGGGCTGCATGCTGCGATGTGGCCAGATGATGTTAGCCCAGGCTCTGATCTGCCGACACCTGGGGAGAG ATTGGCATTGGAAGGAACATGAAAAACAGCCAGAAGAATATCACAAAATCTTGCACTGCTTCTTAGACAGAAAAGATTGCTGTTATTCCATCCACCAGATGG CACAGATGGGTGTTGGTGAAGGGAAGTCTGTTGGGGAATGGTTTGGACCAAATACTGTGGCCCAAGTGCTCAA GAAACTTGCGCTATTTGATGAATGGAATTCCTTGGCTGTTTACGTGTCTATGGACAATACAGTGGTTATTGAAGATATCA AGAAAATGTGCCGGTTTCCTTCCCAGAACTGTCCTGGTGCCCACTGCACTTCACTGCCGCACAGGAACATGCTTAGCCGAAACAGGAACCCAGCAGGGTTCTGTTGTGGCTGGAAGCCTCTGCTTTTGATTGTACCTCTTCGCTTGGGGATAAACCACATCAATCCAGTCTATGTCGATGCTTTCAAG GAGTGTTTTAAGATGCCACAGTCTTTAGGAGCTTTAGGAGGAAAGCCAAACAATGCCTACTACTTTATAGGATTTTTAG GAAATGAGCTGATCTATTTGGACCCTCACACCACCCAAGTTTTTGTAGACTATGAAGAAAATGGCACAATAGATGACCATAGCTTCCATTGCCAGCAAGCACCCCATCGGATGAAGATCTTGAATCTTGATCCCTCCGTAGCATTG GGATTCTTTTGTAAAGAAGAAAAGGACTTTGATAACTGGTGTAGCCTTGTGCAAAAG GAGATACACAAGCAACAGAGTCTGCGCATGTTTGAATTGGTTCAAAAGcaccctccccactggcctcctttcATACCTCCGACAAAGCCAGAAGTAACAACAACTGGAGCAG AGCTCATTGAGTCTACTGATAAACTATTTGAACTGGAAGAAGAGTTTGAGATCCTGAGTGTATGA
- the ATG4A gene encoding cysteine protease ATG4A isoform X1 yields MESAEYLEEFPETDEPAWILGRQHHLKTEKSKLLLDISARLWFTYRRKFSPIGGTGPSSDAGWGCMLRCGQMMLAQALICRHLGRDWHWKEHEKQPEEYHKILHCFLDRKDCCYSIHQMAQMGVGEGKSVGEWFGPNTVAQVLKKLALFDEWNSLAVYVSMDNTVVIEDIKKMCRFPSQNCPGAHCTSLPHRNMLSRNRNPAGFCCGWKPLLLIVPLRLGINHINPVYVDAFKECFKMPQSLGALGGKPNNAYYFIGFLGNELIYLDPHTTQVFVDYEENGTIDDHSFHCQQAPHRMKILNLDPSVALGFFCKEEKDFDNWCSLVQKEIHKQQSLRMFELVQKHPPHWPPFIPPTKPEVTTTGAELIESTDKLFELEEEFEILSV; encoded by the exons atggagTCTG CAGAGTATCTAGAAGAATTTCCTGAAACGGATGAGCCAGCATGGATCTTGGGGAGGCAGCACCACCTGAAAACAG AGAAATCCAAGCTTCTTTTGGATATAAGTGCTCGTCTTTGGTTCACCTATAGAAGGAAATTTTCCCCAATTG GTGGTACAGGCCCTTCCTCAGATGCTGGCTGGGGCTGCATGCTGCGATGTGGCCAGATGATGTTAGCCCAGGCTCTGATCTGCCGACACCTGGGGAGAG ATTGGCATTGGAAGGAACATGAAAAACAGCCAGAAGAATATCACAAAATCTTGCACTGCTTCTTAGACAGAAAAGATTGCTGTTATTCCATCCACCAGATGG CACAGATGGGTGTTGGTGAAGGGAAGTCTGTTGGGGAATGGTTTGGACCAAATACTGTGGCCCAAGTGCTCAA GAAACTTGCGCTATTTGATGAATGGAATTCCTTGGCTGTTTACGTGTCTATGGACAATACAGTGGTTATTGAAGATATCA AGAAAATGTGCCGGTTTCCTTCCCAGAACTGTCCTGGTGCCCACTGCACTTCACTGCCGCACAGGAACATGCTTAGCCGAAACAGGAACCCAGCAGGGTTCTGTTGTGGCTGGAAGCCTCTGCTTTTGATTGTACCTCTTCGCTTGGGGATAAACCACATCAATCCAGTCTATGTCGATGCTTTCAAG GAGTGTTTTAAGATGCCACAGTCTTTAGGAGCTTTAGGAGGAAAGCCAAACAATGCCTACTACTTTATAGGATTTTTAG GAAATGAGCTGATCTATTTGGACCCTCACACCACCCAAGTTTTTGTAGACTATGAAGAAAATGGCACAATAGATGACCATAGCTTCCATTGCCAGCAAGCACCCCATCGGATGAAGATCTTGAATCTTGATCCCTCCGTAGCATTG GGATTCTTTTGTAAAGAAGAAAAGGACTTTGATAACTGGTGTAGCCTTGTGCAAAAG GAGATACACAAGCAACAGAGTCTGCGCATGTTTGAATTGGTTCAAAAGcaccctccccactggcctcctttcATACCTCCGACAAAGCCAGAAGTAACAACAACTGGAGCAG AGCTCATTGAGTCTACTGATAAACTATTTGAACTGGAAGAAGAGTTTGAGATCCTGAGTGTATGA